The following proteins are encoded in a genomic region of Heliangelus exortis chromosome 7, bHelExo1.hap1, whole genome shotgun sequence:
- the OPN4 gene encoding melanopsin isoform X2, which produces MMDVPLRAPTKMAVQDVPGAFPTVDVPDHAHYTIGVVILIVGITGTLGNFLVIYAFCRSRSLQTPANVFIINLAVSDFLMSVTQSPVFFTNSLHKRWIFGEKGCELYAFCGALFGITSMITLMVIALDRYFVITKPLASVGVTSKKKALIILVGVWLYSLAWSLPPFFGWSAYVPEGLLTSCSWDYTTFTPSVRAYTMLLFCFVFFIPLIAIIYSYVFIFEAIKKANKYSHVLTPFMSSIPAVIAKASVIHNPIIYALSHPKYRTAIATYVPCLGFLMRVSPKDSRSFSSYPSSRRATITSQSSESYTDTEMDNASMLSRLASRQISYETGKDTTQTSDPRAKPKLRSHDSGICEKTFVDADDISMVELNATEYTATPTGDDSINVIGQRKGESHHRPPAAQIPSIKITYSNVQREELPYEYNSDFLHPKTNSHSRTRSQTAK; this is translated from the exons AAGATGGCAGTGCAAGATGTTCCTGGTGCCTTTCCTACAGTGGATGTCCCAGACCATGCCCATTATACGATTGGAGTGGTCATTCTTATAGTGGGGATCACAGGAACTCTGGGTAATTTCCTGGTCATCTATGCTTTCTGCAG GAGTAGGAGCCTTCAGACACCAGCCAATGTATTCATCATCAATCTAGCTGTTAGTGACTTCCTGATGTCTGTTACGCAGTCTCCCGTTTTTTTCACCAACAGCCTCCACAAACGATGGATTTTTGGTGAGAAAG GCTGTGAGCTGTATGCCTTCTGCGGAGCTCTTTTTGGCATTACATCCATGATCACTTTGATGGTGATTGCCTTGGACAGATATTTTGTCATCACAAAACCTCTGGCTTCTGTTGGAGTGACATCCAAGAAGAAGGCCCTAATAATCCTGGTAGGAGTCTGGCTGTACTCTTTGGCTTGGAGCCTCCCACCCTTCTTTGGATGGA GTGCCTATGTTCCTGAAGGTCTGCTGACTTCCTGCTCCTGGGACTACACAACTTTCACACCATCAGTCCGTGCCTACacaatgctgcttttctgctttgtcttcTTCATTCCTTTGATTGCTATCATATACAGCTATGTTTTTATATTTGAGGCTATCAAGAAGGCAAACAA GTATTCTCATGTCCTAACACCCTTCATGAGCTCCATACCAGCTGTGATTGCCAAAGCTTCTGTCATCCATAACCCCATCATCTATGCCCTAAGTCACCCCAAATACAG AACAGCCATTGCAACATATGTTCCTTGCCTTGGATTCCTGATGAGAGTTTCTCCTAAAGACTCACGGTCTTTCAGCAGTTACCCCTCCTCCAGACGAGCAACCATAACCAGCCAGTCCTCTGAG AGCTATACTGACACAGAAATGGACAATGCCAGTATGCTCTCCAGACTTGCTAGCAGACAGATTTCCTATGAAACGGGTAAAGACACAACTCAAACCAGTGACCCAAGAGCCAAACCTAAGCTGAGGAGCCACGATTCTGGCATATGTGAGAAG ACATTTGTAGATGCTGATGACATATCTATGGTGGAACTGAATGCCACAGAGTATACTGCTACACCTACT GGAGATGACAGCATTAATGTTATTggacaaagaaaaggagagtCTCACCACAGaccacctgcagcccagatACCCAGCATTAAAATAACATACAGCAATGTCCAAAGAGAGGAGCTGCCTTATGAATACAACTCTGATTTCCTGCACCCTAAGACCAACAGCCACAGCAGAACGAGAAGTCAAACAGCTAAGTGA
- the OPN4 gene encoding melanopsin isoform X1, whose amino-acid sequence MMDVPLRAPTKMAVQDVPGAFPTVDVPDHAHYTIGVVILIVGITGTLGNFLVIYAFCRSRSLQTPANVFIINLAVSDFLMSVTQSPVFFTNSLHKRWIFGEKGCELYAFCGALFGITSMITLMVIALDRYFVITKPLASVGVTSKKKALIILVGVWLYSLAWSLPPFFGWSAYVPEGLLTSCSWDYTTFTPSVRAYTMLLFCFVFFIPLIAIIYSYVFIFEAIKKANKSVQTFGCKHRNKEFQKQYQRMKNEWKMAKIALIVILLYVISWSPYSVVALVAFAGYSHVLTPFMSSIPAVIAKASVIHNPIIYALSHPKYRTAIATYVPCLGFLMRVSPKDSRSFSSYPSSRRATITSQSSESYTDTEMDNASMLSRLASRQISYETGKDTTQTSDPRAKPKLRSHDSGICEKTFVDADDISMVELNATEYTATPTGDDSINVIGQRKGESHHRPPAAQIPSIKITYSNVQREELPYEYNSDFLHPKTNSHSRTRSQTAK is encoded by the exons AAGATGGCAGTGCAAGATGTTCCTGGTGCCTTTCCTACAGTGGATGTCCCAGACCATGCCCATTATACGATTGGAGTGGTCATTCTTATAGTGGGGATCACAGGAACTCTGGGTAATTTCCTGGTCATCTATGCTTTCTGCAG GAGTAGGAGCCTTCAGACACCAGCCAATGTATTCATCATCAATCTAGCTGTTAGTGACTTCCTGATGTCTGTTACGCAGTCTCCCGTTTTTTTCACCAACAGCCTCCACAAACGATGGATTTTTGGTGAGAAAG GCTGTGAGCTGTATGCCTTCTGCGGAGCTCTTTTTGGCATTACATCCATGATCACTTTGATGGTGATTGCCTTGGACAGATATTTTGTCATCACAAAACCTCTGGCTTCTGTTGGAGTGACATCCAAGAAGAAGGCCCTAATAATCCTGGTAGGAGTCTGGCTGTACTCTTTGGCTTGGAGCCTCCCACCCTTCTTTGGATGGA GTGCCTATGTTCCTGAAGGTCTGCTGACTTCCTGCTCCTGGGACTACACAACTTTCACACCATCAGTCCGTGCCTACacaatgctgcttttctgctttgtcttcTTCATTCCTTTGATTGCTATCATATACAGCTATGTTTTTATATTTGAGGCTATCAAGAAGGCAAACAA GTCTGTTCAGACATTTGgatgcaaacacagaaataaagagtTCCAGAAACAGTATCAGAGGATGAAAAATGAGTGGAAGATGGCCAAAATTGCACTGATTGTCATCTTGCTTTATGTCATTTCCTGGTCACCATACTCTGTTGTTGCTCTAGTAGCTTTTGCTGG GTATTCTCATGTCCTAACACCCTTCATGAGCTCCATACCAGCTGTGATTGCCAAAGCTTCTGTCATCCATAACCCCATCATCTATGCCCTAAGTCACCCCAAATACAG AACAGCCATTGCAACATATGTTCCTTGCCTTGGATTCCTGATGAGAGTTTCTCCTAAAGACTCACGGTCTTTCAGCAGTTACCCCTCCTCCAGACGAGCAACCATAACCAGCCAGTCCTCTGAG AGCTATACTGACACAGAAATGGACAATGCCAGTATGCTCTCCAGACTTGCTAGCAGACAGATTTCCTATGAAACGGGTAAAGACACAACTCAAACCAGTGACCCAAGAGCCAAACCTAAGCTGAGGAGCCACGATTCTGGCATATGTGAGAAG ACATTTGTAGATGCTGATGACATATCTATGGTGGAACTGAATGCCACAGAGTATACTGCTACACCTACT GGAGATGACAGCATTAATGTTATTggacaaagaaaaggagagtCTCACCACAGaccacctgcagcccagatACCCAGCATTAAAATAACATACAGCAATGTCCAAAGAGAGGAGCTGCCTTATGAATACAACTCTGATTTCCTGCACCCTAAGACCAACAGCCACAGCAGAACGAGAAGTCAAACAGCTAAGTGA